A window from Calditerrivibrio sp. encodes these proteins:
- a CDS encoding sulfite exporter TauE/SafE family protein has product MIKIFILFVVGVITGFINVLGGGGSFLTLPILIFLGLPATIANGTNRLGILLQNISAIYKYISSGHFPLKFALAISLPVVLGSVTGAKIAVVISDKSFTKYLAIFMFVITILTIFNPTKRLDFKNRYLQGLAALVIFFLIGIYGGFIQAGVGFLLLAGTTLLGYDLLKGNAVKVFIVFILTIAALPVFILSKKIDYGMGLALGTGNLVGGMIAASVSIKKGEKFIKNFVTASIIIFSILLLVTG; this is encoded by the coding sequence ATGATAAAGATTTTTATTCTCTTTGTTGTTGGAGTAATAACAGGCTTTATAAACGTATTGGGTGGTGGTGGATCATTTTTAACATTGCCAATACTGATTTTTTTAGGCTTACCTGCAACCATAGCTAATGGCACAAATAGACTGGGTATTTTACTGCAAAATATTTCAGCCATTTACAAATACATATCATCAGGGCACTTTCCACTCAAATTTGCTCTTGCCATATCCCTACCAGTGGTATTAGGTAGTGTAACCGGTGCCAAAATTGCAGTAGTCATAAGTGATAAAAGCTTCACTAAGTATTTAGCCATATTTATGTTTGTCATCACTATCCTAACCATATTTAACCCCACTAAAAGATTAGATTTCAAAAACAGATACCTACAGGGTTTAGCTGCTTTGGTTATCTTTTTTCTCATTGGTATTTATGGTGGTTTTATTCAGGCAGGTGTAGGTTTTTTACTATTAGCAGGAACAACACTTTTAGGTTATGATCTTTTAAAAGGCAATGCAGTAAAAGTTTTTATAGTTTTTATCCTAACTATAGCTGCACTACCGGTATTTATCCTTTCTAAAAAAATAGACTATGGTATGGGTTTGGCTTTGGGTACTGGTAATCTTGTGGGCGGTATGATCGCAGCCAGTGTTAGTATTAAAAAAGGTGAGAAGTTTATCAAGAATTTTGTAACTGCTTCCATCATAATATTTTCTATATTACTTCTTGTAACGGGATGA
- the accD gene encoding acetyl-CoA carboxylase, carboxyltransferase subunit beta, translated as MGLRAFLLEKIHKVTEGKKKDIQKDIWVKCDKCGEVSYKDDVAKNFHACPACGYHFKVSAIEKINMIIDAGSFVEIDTNLKSLDPLQFKDTKKYTDRIKETMKKTNINEAFISGYGTVYKKPVHIGAFEFSFLGGSMGSVVGEKITRLIESAIANRNHVITISCSGGARMQESILSLMQMAKTSAALKKLANNGLAHISILTDPTTGGVTASFAMLGDIHIAEPGALIGFAGPRVIEQTIRQKLPEGFQTSEFLLQHGMVDMVLARKEWKDTIYKLLEFFG; from the coding sequence ATGGGTCTTAGGGCTTTTTTACTTGAGAAGATTCATAAGGTTACAGAAGGGAAGAAAAAAGATATTCAGAAGGATATTTGGGTTAAGTGCGACAAATGTGGTGAAGTAAGCTATAAAGATGATGTTGCTAAAAACTTCCATGCTTGTCCCGCTTGTGGTTATCATTTTAAAGTTTCTGCTATAGAAAAGATAAATATGATCATCGATGCAGGATCATTTGTGGAGATAGATACTAATCTTAAGTCACTGGACCCTCTGCAGTTTAAAGATACTAAAAAATATACAGATAGAATAAAGGAAACAATGAAAAAAACCAATATAAATGAAGCGTTTATCTCTGGTTATGGTACTGTTTACAAAAAACCTGTGCATATTGGTGCCTTTGAATTTTCCTTTTTGGGTGGTAGTATGGGTAGTGTGGTGGGTGAAAAAATAACAAGGCTTATTGAATCTGCCATTGCTAATAGAAATCATGTAATAACCATCAGTTGTTCTGGTGGGGCTAGGATGCAAGAGAGTATTTTATCGTTGATGCAGATGGCAAAGACCTCTGCTGCTTTGAAGAAACTTGCAAATAACGGGCTTGCACACATATCAATATTGACAGATCCTACCACTGGAGGAGTTACAGCAAGTTTTGCCATGTTAGGTGATATCCATATTGCCGAACCTGGTGCTTTGATAGGTTTTGCAGGGCCCAGAGTAATTGAGCAGACAATAAGGCAAAAGTTGCCTGAAGGGTTTCAGACCTCTGAGTTTCTTCTACAGCATGGTATGGTGGATATGGTGTTAGCAAGAAAAGAATGGAAGGATACCATATATAAGCTTTTGGAGTTTTTTGGCTAA
- a CDS encoding Mur ligase family protein produces the protein MTLNDYFFDFFFQDNREFVTIDFGLDRISKAVSDIGIDFNTLGRVIHVAGTNGKGSTSYFIAQFLHNLGYKTALFTSPHIEVITERFKLQLKDISDDCFRQYFESLKAIIVENKLTFFEALTLIAYKMFSDFKPDVTILETGMGGRLDATNVVDEKIPVITTISQDHINFLGKDIYGIVDEKIAIVKGNPVFFVGKNKQFIIDYILKKMYDKKIYIIQDRPKVDFYVDPYCYNYSLAKSVVEYLLGVEIEDQRLALPPCRLERVGRFILDGSHNPNGLLSTLKVLDVDTAIFSCTRDRPVYKMIEILKKRVKHIILTEIPGNDRSIDVEGIKGDNLFRIKDPLDAIYKSIYISSKSDILITGSLYLCGFLRKIVADVR, from the coding sequence ATGACTCTGAACGATTACTTTTTTGATTTCTTTTTTCAGGATAATAGAGAATTTGTTACCATAGATTTTGGGCTGGATAGGATTTCTAAGGCGGTATCTGACATAGGTATCGATTTTAATACCCTTGGAAGAGTCATCCATGTAGCTGGTACTAATGGTAAGGGGAGTACATCCTATTTCATAGCCCAATTTTTGCATAATCTGGGTTATAAAACTGCCCTTTTTACATCTCCCCATATCGAGGTTATCACCGAAAGATTTAAGCTTCAGCTAAAGGATATATCTGATGATTGTTTTAGGCAATACTTTGAAAGCCTGAAGGCTATTATTGTAGAGAACAAACTCACGTTTTTTGAAGCTTTGACACTTATTGCTTACAAAATGTTCAGTGATTTTAAGCCAGATGTTACTATATTAGAGACTGGAATGGGTGGAAGACTTGATGCTACAAATGTTGTAGATGAAAAGATCCCTGTTATCACTACTATATCTCAGGATCATATAAATTTTCTGGGCAAAGACATTTACGGTATCGTTGACGAGAAGATTGCTATTGTAAAGGGTAATCCAGTATTTTTTGTGGGTAAAAATAAGCAGTTTATAATCGATTATATATTAAAGAAGATGTATGACAAAAAGATATATATTATTCAGGATAGACCAAAGGTGGATTTTTATGTAGACCCCTATTGTTATAATTACAGTTTGGCTAAAAGTGTTGTTGAATATTTGTTGGGTGTTGAGATTGAAGATCAAAGACTTGCTCTTCCACCATGTAGGCTTGAAAGGGTAGGTAGGTTTATTCTTGATGGTTCCCACAATCCAAATGGTCTTTTATCAACTTTAAAAGTTTTGGATGTAGATACAGCTATCTTTTCTTGCACAAGGGATAGACCTGTTTATAAAATGATAGAGATCTTAAAAAAACGGGTAAAGCATATTATACTCACCGAGATTCCGGGTAATGATAGAAGTATTGATGTGGAAGGTATCAAGGGGGATAATTTGTTTAGAATAAAAGACCCTTTGGATGCTATTTATAAATCGATTTACATTTCTTCCAAATCTGATATACTCATCACAGGGTCTTTATATCTGTGTGGTTTTTTGAGAAAAATAGTGGCGGATGTTAGGTGA
- a CDS encoding NAD(P)-dependent oxidoreductase: MGRNILITGTLGFLGFNLARLLAENFPMYNVVGIDNEKDQKYINHKEILENLPNFWYIKGDVLNKKLIREIFLLNHTALSNLSEIHGIDIVYTTAFESLLHDISTDGLEYYQNNLLGPLNIAIEYILAKNEHKRFVYTSSCYVYGFSDDDKPFDESYPTKPLSKNASIKLSVEQLLRSIHMNFGLPITILRIPSLYGYGLKGDHLLMNIINAVLNDEQISVDFSDKTCVNAILFEDLLVGYERLISFNSKGYDIFNMGGVNIMLRDFYMQVKEVFYKLTGERRRDDLVIFKNKIDKNCCISSDYAYKVLGWKNWTEVYWGLEKTLKAMLDDKKTS; encoded by the coding sequence ATGGGAAGAAATATTTTGATCACAGGTACTCTTGGTTTTTTGGGATTCAATTTGGCAAGATTACTTGCCGAAAACTTCCCCATGTATAATGTTGTAGGTATTGATAACGAAAAAGACCAAAAATATATTAATCATAAGGAGATTTTAGAGAATTTGCCAAATTTTTGGTATATTAAAGGGGATGTCTTAAACAAAAAGTTGATTAGAGAGATCTTTTTGTTAAATCATACTGCCTTGAGTAATTTGTCAGAAATACATGGGATTGATATAGTCTATACAACTGCCTTTGAATCTTTGCTCCATGATATCTCTACAGATGGTCTTGAGTATTACCAAAACAATCTTTTAGGACCTTTGAATATAGCTATTGAATACATATTAGCTAAAAATGAACATAAGCGGTTTGTCTATACCAGTTCCTGTTATGTGTACGGTTTTTCTGATGATGATAAACCTTTTGATGAGTCTTATCCCACAAAACCATTAAGTAAAAATGCTTCCATAAAACTATCTGTAGAGCAGCTTTTAAGATCTATACATATGAACTTTGGACTACCTATAACCATTTTGAGGATACCATCTCTCTATGGTTATGGACTAAAAGGGGATCATCTCCTTATGAATATCATAAATGCAGTCTTAAATGATGAGCAGATAAGTGTAGATTTTTCAGACAAGACTTGTGTGAATGCTATTCTTTTTGAAGATCTGTTAGTGGGATATGAGAGGTTGATCAGTTTTAATTCAAAAGGGTACGATATCTTCAATATGGGTGGGGTAAATATTATGTTGAGGGATTTTTACATGCAGGTAAAAGAAGTTTTCTATAAACTTACAGGTGAAAGGCGAAGAGATGATTTGGTTATATTTAAAAATAAGATAGATAAAAACTGTTGTATTTCATCAGATTATGCATATAAAGTATTGGGGTGGAAGAATTGGACAGAAGTATACTGGGGTTTGGAAAAAACGTTAAAGGCAATGTTAGATGATAAGAAGACTTCTTAG
- a CDS encoding bifunctional oligoribonuclease/PAP phosphatase NrnA has product MIKQILEVLKPRRKILILTHNNPDPDTLAAAFGLKYILQKVLQKRCTIAYHGIVGRAENRELVRQCGIDIYPSTMLDFSRYDGLVVVDTQPTAGNVYIPKGYFPDVIIDHHNFRDPTKKAKVYDIRNDYGSTSSIITEYCKELGIICDQNIATALFYGIRTDTVGAGRQNNRIDLAMMSYVLPHISLKKLSKIETPEIPKYYYKNIKIALENAQIYGDLIFCDLKDVRNADLIAETSDFFLRMRDIKWSFVIGRVDNMAFFSLRCKQSKRKVGMIALGIVKGIGTGGGHMKSAGGQIPLAKASEYENYVIEIKRRLIKKINLKVNEPKTI; this is encoded by the coding sequence ATGATCAAACAGATCTTAGAAGTCTTAAAACCCAGACGAAAAATATTGATCCTCACCCATAACAACCCGGATCCAGATACACTTGCAGCAGCTTTTGGTCTAAAGTACATTTTACAAAAAGTCTTACAAAAAAGATGCACGATAGCTTATCATGGTATAGTGGGTAGAGCTGAAAATCGGGAGCTTGTAAGACAATGTGGAATTGATATTTACCCCTCTACTATGCTTGACTTTTCCAGATATGATGGGTTAGTGGTTGTGGATACACAGCCCACCGCAGGAAACGTTTATATTCCTAAGGGTTATTTCCCTGATGTGATCATTGATCATCATAATTTCAGAGATCCTACGAAAAAAGCGAAGGTGTACGATATAAGAAACGACTATGGTAGTACAAGTTCTATAATAACAGAGTATTGTAAAGAGCTTGGGATTATATGTGATCAAAATATTGCAACGGCTCTTTTCTATGGGATCAGAACTGATACTGTAGGAGCAGGTAGGCAAAATAACAGAATCGACCTTGCTATGATGAGCTATGTACTGCCCCATATCTCTTTAAAAAAGCTATCAAAGATAGAAACACCAGAAATTCCAAAATACTATTACAAAAATATAAAAATTGCCCTTGAAAATGCACAGATTTATGGTGATCTTATATTTTGTGATCTAAAAGATGTTCGAAATGCTGATCTTATTGCAGAGACCTCTGACTTTTTTCTTAGGATGCGTGATATAAAATGGTCATTTGTTATTGGGAGAGTAGATAATATGGCTTTTTTCTCTCTAAGATGCAAACAGTCTAAGAGAAAAGTAGGGATGATAGCATTAGGTATAGTAAAGGGTATAGGAACAGGTGGGGGGCATATGAAGTCTGCTGGTGGCCAGATCCCTTTAGCAAAAGCTTCAGAATATGAGAATTATGTTATTGAAATAAAGAGAAGGTTGATTAAAAAGATCAACCTAAAAGTGAATGAACCAAAAACTATTTGA
- a CDS encoding rubredoxin produces the protein MQKYICTICGYIYDPVIGDPENDVAPGTKWEDVPDGWVCPECGAPKDSFEPTN, from the coding sequence ATGCAAAAGTACATATGCACGATCTGTGGTTATATTTATGATCCAGTAATTGGAGATCCAGAAAACGATGTGGCACCTGGAACAAAATGGGAAGATGTGCCAGATGGTTGGGTATGTCCCGAGTGTGGTGCCCCTAAGGACAGCTTTGAACCAACAAATTAA
- a CDS encoding FprA family A-type flavoprotein produces the protein MNGIKIKDNIYWVGVYDPNLEIFDIVIPTEHGTTYNSYLVIGNQKSALIEANKGIWTEEYIKTVESIKPIKEIDYIVLNHNEPDHSGSLPEILNLNPDIEVVYSKTAKVFVENIVNKNFKGRSVGDGDYIDLGGKTLKFFHTPFLHWPDTMFTYLVEDKILFPCDFLGAHYCPTEIGKIFNDEMCDKEEAKDAFVFYYKCIMRPYKEHIINALKKIENLSIEMVCPSHGPVLRGELDFYLNFYKNQAARYYLNNPVRKVTLIYASAYGNTKMLAEKIKDGVEDTGVPVMMFDAAEAELDEIIDAIEISYGLLMGTATINAKAPKPIFNIFSELVVLNVSNRKAGVFGSYGWSGEGIKMCEDILKTMRMKLPLEPFKVQMTPSKDELKSAFEWGREFGMKVLEG, from the coding sequence ATGAATGGTATTAAGATAAAAGATAACATATATTGGGTTGGTGTATATGATCCTAATTTGGAGATATTTGATATTGTTATTCCTACAGAGCATGGCACTACCTATAATAGTTATCTTGTTATTGGTAATCAAAAATCAGCTCTTATAGAAGCAAATAAAGGCATATGGACTGAAGAATATATCAAAACAGTGGAATCGATAAAGCCTATAAAGGAGATTGACTATATTGTGCTTAATCATAACGAGCCAGATCACTCAGGCTCTTTGCCAGAGATATTAAATCTAAATCCAGATATTGAGGTGGTGTATTCAAAGACTGCCAAAGTTTTTGTAGAGAATATCGTTAATAAAAATTTTAAAGGTAGATCTGTTGGAGATGGTGATTATATAGATCTTGGTGGGAAAACCCTGAAGTTTTTTCATACACCATTTTTACATTGGCCGGATACCATGTTCACCTATCTCGTAGAGGATAAGATACTATTTCCATGTGATTTTTTGGGGGCTCACTATTGCCCCACTGAAATAGGAAAAATATTCAATGATGAGATGTGTGATAAAGAAGAGGCCAAAGATGCCTTTGTATTTTACTATAAATGTATCATGCGTCCATATAAGGAGCATATAATCAATGCTTTAAAAAAGATAGAGAATCTATCCATTGAGATGGTATGCCCATCCCATGGACCCGTTTTAAGGGGAGAACTCGACTTTTACTTAAACTTTTATAAAAACCAAGCTGCACGATACTATCTCAACAACCCTGTAAGGAAAGTGACACTGATCTATGCCTCTGCATATGGTAACACTAAGATGCTTGCGGAGAAGATAAAAGATGGTGTGGAAGATACAGGTGTGCCTGTCATGATGTTTGATGCGGCTGAAGCTGAGCTTGATGAGATAATAGATGCTATAGAAATATCCTACGGGTTGCTAATGGGTACAGCCACTATAAATGCTAAGGCTCCAAAGCCTATATTCAATATTTTTTCAGAACTTGTTGTTTTAAATGTTTCAAACCGTAAAGCTGGGGTATTTGGTTCTTATGGGTGGAGTGGAGAAGGGATTAAGATGTGTGAGGATATTTTAAAAACGATGAGGATGAAACTACCTCTTGAACCTTTTAAGGTGCAGATGACCCCCTCAAAGGATGAATTAAAGAGTGCTTTCGAATGGGGCAGAGAGTTTGGAATGAAGGTGTTAGAAGGGTAA
- a CDS encoding mechanosensitive ion channel family protein has protein sequence MNMDTLKNLLIPILTFLISLIVLFFIRKTLISLFKKLTSKTKTELDDIVLSSLMKPSLLWIFAISINISIAFSKLPDKYSQTISKIIYLIIILSITIAVANLTGRVFNQYLKESSVPIPTTGLFQAIIKSTIYIIGALLILNHLGISITPLITALGVGGLAVALALKDTLANLFSGIHILVEKAIKVGDYIRMDNGMEGFVEDITWRTTRIKTIQNNYIIIPNEKLVQSIVTNYDLQDKKLAIPIKVGVSYSSDIDKVEKIILEAAKSLIGKIDGLAADPEPVVRLNPGFMDSSLEFTLICYAEEFKQQFLIQSEMRKAILKRFREENIEIPFPQRVVHLRND, from the coding sequence ATGAACATGGATACTCTGAAAAATCTCCTAATACCGATTTTAACTTTTTTAATTTCATTGATAGTACTTTTTTTCATAAGAAAGACTCTCATATCGTTATTTAAAAAACTAACATCAAAAACAAAAACAGAACTTGATGATATAGTCCTTTCTTCCCTAATGAAGCCATCATTATTATGGATATTTGCAATATCTATAAATATTTCGATAGCTTTTTCTAAATTACCCGATAAATACTCCCAGACTATAAGCAAAATAATATACCTTATCATAATCTTATCGATAACAATTGCAGTAGCAAACCTTACCGGTAGGGTGTTTAACCAATATCTAAAAGAGTCATCTGTTCCAATACCCACAACAGGTCTTTTCCAAGCCATAATTAAATCAACAATCTACATAATCGGTGCACTTTTGATTCTAAACCATTTAGGGATATCTATCACACCACTGATAACCGCTTTAGGCGTAGGAGGTCTTGCCGTAGCACTTGCCTTGAAGGATACCCTTGCCAATCTTTTTTCTGGTATCCATATACTTGTAGAAAAAGCGATCAAAGTAGGTGATTATATCCGAATGGACAACGGTATGGAAGGTTTTGTAGAGGATATCACCTGGAGAACAACGCGCATTAAAACAATTCAGAATAACTATATAATCATACCAAACGAAAAACTTGTCCAAAGTATCGTAACCAATTACGACCTTCAAGATAAAAAATTAGCTATACCGATAAAAGTTGGAGTTAGCTATAGTTCAGATATAGACAAAGTGGAAAAAATAATTTTAGAAGCGGCTAAAAGTTTGATAGGAAAGATAGACGGTTTAGCTGCAGACCCAGAGCCCGTTGTAAGATTGAATCCTGGTTTTATGGATAGTTCCTTAGAGTTTACTTTGATATGCTATGCCGAGGAATTTAAACAACAATTCTTAATACAAAGTGAAATGAGGAAAGCTATTTTAAAGAGATTTCGTGAAGAAAATATTGAGATACCATTCCCACAAAGAGTTGTACATCTTAGAAATGACTAA
- a CDS encoding SPOR domain-containing protein has product MKDTGKIKEKESKGEVKVIFFVGIVFLVAFGLIIYGIVKLTNQYFTLKEQISEKNALKQTQTTTPDAGKKITIDSENIKVEDIKKKTDAVVSDNKPAKVIVEEKKPETKTKPESEKPISKQEQSKQDQTNKELKQNIVEEKPTPKAQEPKSKVVLNADNAPIKKVDTPKPTEKNEQKEKTAKQDQPAKQEKKEAVDKKETKPQDKNNNIKIAQKDTPKQVTEKTKQENNNKTESQEKKDAIYSLQLMAFKDEEHTKKEAEKLKSKIKDVYIVKADLGEKGIWYRIRCCKNLTKEEAIKMKEKLQRELGINAILAVN; this is encoded by the coding sequence ATGAAAGATACTGGTAAGATCAAAGAGAAAGAATCCAAAGGTGAAGTAAAGGTTATATTTTTTGTAGGTATAGTATTCTTAGTTGCTTTTGGTCTTATTATCTATGGTATAGTTAAACTTACAAATCAGTACTTCACCCTGAAAGAGCAGATTTCTGAAAAAAACGCCTTAAAACAAACCCAAACAACAACCCCTGATGCTGGAAAGAAGATAACCATAGATTCAGAAAACATAAAAGTAGAGGATATAAAGAAAAAAACAGATGCAGTGGTAAGTGATAATAAGCCTGCAAAAGTAATCGTAGAAGAGAAAAAACCAGAAACAAAAACAAAACCAGAATCTGAAAAACCTATAAGCAAACAGGAACAATCTAAGCAGGATCAAACTAATAAAGAATTAAAGCAGAACATTGTAGAAGAAAAACCTACCCCAAAAGCTCAAGAACCAAAATCTAAAGTTGTTTTAAATGCCGATAATGCTCCCATCAAAAAAGTAGACACCCCCAAACCAACTGAAAAAAATGAACAAAAAGAAAAAACTGCAAAACAGGACCAACCAGCTAAACAAGAGAAAAAAGAAGCAGTAGATAAAAAAGAAACTAAGCCCCAGGATAAGAACAATAATATAAAAATAGCCCAAAAAGATACGCCAAAACAAGTAACTGAAAAGACCAAGCAGGAAAACAACAATAAAACCGAGTCCCAAGAAAAAAAAGACGCCATCTATTCCCTACAGTTGATGGCTTTTAAAGATGAAGAACATACCAAAAAGGAAGCCGAAAAACTAAAATCTAAAATCAAAGATGTATATATAGTTAAAGCAGATTTGGGTGAAAAAGGTATCTGGTATAGAATCAGATGCTGTAAAAATCTTACTAAAGAAGAAGCAATCAAAATGAAGGAAAAACTGCAAAGAGAATTAGGTATAAATGCTATTCTTGCAGTGAATTAG
- the argS gene encoding arginine--tRNA ligase has protein sequence MEHIIKDALDRAILSFYNETIDYIVEIPKKAENGDFATNVAFVLSKKLKKNPIEIAEEIVSKLDKNSFSKVEVAKPGFINFFLSPAVYHNFLKNFLKNPYSNIEDIGKGKKAMVEFVSANPTGPLHIGHGRGSAYGDTVARLLKISGFDVFKEYYINDAGNQMNNLALSIYARYCEFFNKNFPFPDDGYKGDYIIDIAKDIAQRFNDTLLEDEDYGIKKCFEIGVKSILDGIEEDLRDFRVEFDNWFSEKSLYDNHEVEKTVDLLINKGEIYEKDNALWFRSTYYGDDKDRVIKRSTGEYTYFASDIAYHKNKYDRGFEFLVNVWGADHHGYVNRLKSGVKALGLNVENLKIQLIQMVSLIKGGERVSMSTRAGEFITLRWLVDEVGADAARYFYLMRDINSQFDFDIDLAKSKSNDNPVYYIQYAHARVNSLKRNAQEKGISIQLNETLDSLTLPTEIEIIKKIYDFKNVITMATQHLEPHRICYYLTELAGLFHNYYYNTPIVDEKDPILTNARLTLSEAVATTIRIGLDILGVSAPEKM, from the coding sequence ATGGAACATATTATAAAAGACGCATTAGATAGAGCAATATTATCATTCTATAATGAAACCATAGATTACATTGTGGAAATACCCAAAAAAGCTGAAAATGGTGATTTTGCAACAAATGTGGCTTTTGTCTTAAGTAAAAAGCTGAAAAAAAATCCTATAGAGATTGCAGAAGAGATTGTATCGAAGTTAGATAAAAATTCCTTTTCTAAAGTAGAAGTTGCTAAACCCGGTTTCATAAATTTTTTCCTCTCACCAGCTGTATATCACAACTTTCTAAAAAACTTTTTAAAAAACCCTTATTCTAATATAGAAGATATCGGCAAAGGCAAAAAAGCAATGGTGGAGTTTGTCAGCGCGAACCCAACCGGACCTTTACATATAGGACACGGTAGAGGCTCTGCATACGGTGACACTGTTGCTAGACTATTAAAAATCTCAGGTTTTGATGTATTCAAAGAGTACTATATTAACGACGCTGGAAACCAGATGAATAATCTGGCTCTAAGCATCTATGCCCGCTATTGTGAGTTCTTTAATAAAAATTTTCCATTTCCAGATGATGGCTACAAGGGTGACTATATAATCGATATAGCAAAGGATATTGCCCAGAGGTTCAACGATACATTATTGGAGGATGAAGATTACGGCATAAAAAAGTGTTTCGAAATTGGTGTAAAATCAATACTTGACGGAATAGAGGAAGATCTTAGAGATTTTCGTGTTGAATTTGATAATTGGTTTAGTGAAAAATCCCTTTATGATAATCATGAAGTCGAAAAAACTGTAGATCTTCTCATCAATAAAGGTGAAATTTACGAAAAAGATAACGCCCTATGGTTTAGATCTACCTATTATGGTGATGATAAAGATCGGGTTATAAAAAGGAGCACAGGGGAATATACCTACTTTGCATCCGACATAGCATACCACAAAAACAAGTACGACAGGGGGTTTGAATTTTTAGTAAATGTATGGGGTGCAGATCATCATGGCTATGTAAATAGACTTAAAAGCGGTGTAAAAGCATTAGGCTTAAATGTTGAAAACCTAAAAATACAACTAATTCAGATGGTTAGCCTTATTAAAGGTGGTGAAAGGGTTTCCATGTCCACAAGGGCAGGCGAATTTATAACCCTTAGATGGCTTGTAGACGAAGTTGGTGCAGATGCAGCAAGGTATTTTTACCTTATGAGGGATATAAACTCCCAGTTTGACTTCGATATAGATCTTGCTAAAAGTAAAAGTAATGATAATCCTGTATATTACATACAGTATGCCCATGCACGAGTTAATAGCCTTAAAAGAAACGCCCAAGAGAAAGGCATCTCCATACAATTGAACGAGACCCTCGATTCACTAACACTTCCTACCGAAATAGAAATCATAAAAAAGATTTACGACTTCAAAAACGTAATAACAATGGCTACTCAGCACCTCGAACCCCATCGAATATGTTATTATCTCACTGAATTAGCTGGTTTATTCCACAATTACTACTACAATACTCCCATAGTTGACGAAAAGGACCCAATTCTAACAAACGCGAGGCTAACCTTATCGGAAGCCGTAGCTACTACTATCAGGATAGGTTTAGATATTTTAGGCGTTTCAGCGCCTGAGAAGATGTAG
- the sfsA gene encoding DNA/RNA nuclease SfsA encodes MLYFGRFVKRYKRFFVEVEWNQKIIVCHNPNTGSMKNLLVEGAPVCFSESLNPKRSLKYTLEGIYIQDQWIHTNTIKVNSIVYEHIRNGSIIEFQPYFEIKHEYRLLNKRLDFYIESFQGPILVEVKSVSLFDDKYAMFPDAKTKRGLEHLQVLKESIQLGYKPYLLYLIQSNRSKFRCAEEFDKKYCEYYYSVVPKYIKPLFYRNIFDPYKNSFTLTKIDIV; translated from the coding sequence ATGCTATATTTTGGTAGATTTGTCAAGCGATATAAAAGATTTTTTGTCGAAGTGGAATGGAACCAAAAGATCATAGTTTGCCACAATCCAAACACTGGATCTATGAAAAATCTTCTTGTAGAAGGTGCTCCCGTTTGCTTTTCCGAAAGCCTTAACCCTAAAAGATCCCTAAAGTACACCCTCGAAGGGATCTATATCCAGGATCAATGGATTCATACCAATACTATAAAGGTAAACAGCATAGTTTATGAGCATATAAGAAATGGTTCTATTATAGAATTTCAACCATACTTTGAGATAAAGCATGAATATAGACTCCTCAATAAACGACTTGACTTTTATATAGAATCCTTTCAAGGACCTATACTTGTTGAAGTTAAATCTGTATCACTTTTTGATGATAAATACGCCATGTTCCCAGATGCAAAAACAAAAAGGGGGCTTGAACATCTACAGGTGCTAAAGGAATCTATACAGCTTGGGTATAAACCCTACTTACTTTATCTGATTCAGAGCAACAGAAGCAAATTTAGATGCGCTGAAGAGTTTGACAAAAAATACTGCGAGTACTACTATTCAGTTGTACCAAAGTATATAAAACCACTCTTTTATAGAAATATTTTTGACCCGTATAAAAACAGTTTTACACTAACAAAAATTGATATCGTCTAA